A single window of Channa argus isolate prfri chromosome 10, Channa argus male v1.0, whole genome shotgun sequence DNA harbors:
- the shtn3 gene encoding shootin-1 isoform X3: MLPCSSSAAMDGCEERGAHMQIECNRLTEERDEAERQLKHIKRVSQMVIEEVSVLQTQLEIEKSCRENAEALATKLNCENRKLKYLSMSSRPCLDELLPSISDCIALEAEADTDAADSSPDTFTQYQQQVKELRETVNSLLEEKKNFVCQIHDQQRQIEELTIQSEKDKAEMKELRETVEQQSKTIKRFNRVSTMAAQEYEGMKEQLDLEQSLRVKAETYAHEMLVKQKEANRQSMLLLQSAEPSVQLLKALEDVAAITKTMEEERLQHQQKVQSLEAQLEQSCVKKQLEVLQRQLELLEVEKKEVEGQLEQTVTKNKELEKRVHALQETQSKITMATTTAPPPPEPCVAPPPAPPPQPPPPPPPPPPPPPPPPPSRCNPLSSLIAIMRKSSKGSKASVKLEQPPAAEGVDDVKVKAVNEMMERIKHGVVLRPVKSQENKQQPPVIEEKQQESAMDELKGILETVKRSPSRSSQESGPSPLGKKDSELELILRRRRNKAGEAGSGDENGGQMSHVSSSDSLNGKCSSSDSGKDPEGVGGLSVPSDPAGPRVSPERRGSGPGPIVARRKSSDTGQEPRVGSWQERRSRSSLSEKETAESPFSNGCINSVGEDDRNVAEKCVQSNGVDHVGAGEEAPASICADPVNGSTDAEC; this comes from the exons TGTCTCAGATGGTGATTGAGGAGGTGAGCGTCCTGCAGACTCAGCTGGAGATTGAGAAGTCATGCCGGGAGAATGCAGAAGCCCTGGCCACaaag CTGAACTGTGAGAACAGGAAGTTGAAGTACCTGAGCATGTCGTCTCGGCCGTGTTTGGACGAGCTGCTTCCCAGCATTTCCGATTGCATCGCGCTGGAGGCGGAGGCGGACACAGATGCTGCAGACAGCAGCCCCGACACTTTCACACAGTACCAACAACAGGTTAAAG AGCTGAGGGAGACGGTGAACAGCTTGttggaggagaagaagaatttCGTCTGTCAGATCCATGACCAGCAGAGACAGATAGAAGAGCTCACCATACAG TCAGAAAAAGACAAGGCTGAGATGAAGGAGCTTCGTGAAACTGTTGAGCAGCAAAGCAAAACCATCAAGAGGTTTAACAGAG TCTCCACGATGGCAGCTCAGGAGTACGAGGGGATGAAGGAGCAGCTTGACCTGGAGCAGAGCCTGAGAGTCAAGGCAGAGACTTATGCGCATGAG ATGCTGGTGAAGCAGAAGGAGGCCAACAGGCAGagcatgctgctgctgcagagtgcTGAGCCCAGCGTTCAGCTGCTGAAAGCCCTGGAGGATGTCGCTGCCATCACCAAAACCATGGAGGAGGAGCGTCTGCAGCATCAACAGAAG gtgCAGAGTCTGGAGGCCCAGCTGGAGCAGAGCTGTGTGAAGAAGCAGCTAGAGGTGTTGCAAAGGCAGCTGGAGCTGTTGGAGGTGGAGAAGAAGGAGGTGGAGGGACAGCTGGAACAGACAGTGACGAAGAACAAGGAACTGGAGAAAAGAG TCCATGCGCTTCAGGAGACTCAGAGTAAGATCACCATGGCGACTACCACAGCACCCCCACCCCCTGAACCTTGTGTGGCACCACCTCCAGCCCCTCCTCCGCAGCCGCCTCCTCCTCCGCCGCCACCCccgccacctcctcctccacctccccccTCGAGATGCAACCCCCTCAG CTCTCTGATAGCCATCATGAGGAAGTCGTCCAAAGGCTCTAAAGCCTCTGTGAAGTTAGAGCAGCCTCCAG ctGCTGAGGGCGTGGACGATGTGAAGGTGAAGGCAGTGAACGAGATGATGGAGAGAATCAAACATGGTGTCGTCCTGCGGCCCGTCAAGAGTCAGGAAAACAAG CAGCAGCCTCCAGTGATTGAGGAGAAACAGCAGGAGAGCGCAATGGACGAACTGAAAGGCATCCTG GAGACGGTAAAGAGGAGCCCCAGCCGAAGCTCTCAGGAGTCGGGGCCGTCGCCACTGGGGAAGAAGGACAGTGAGCTTGAACTCATCCTGAGACGCAGACGCAACAAGGCAGGAGAAGCTGGTTCTGGAG ATGAGAATGGGGGCCAGATGAGTCACGTCTCCTCCTCCGACAGCCTGAATGGGAAGTGCAGCAGCAGCGACTCAGGCAAGGATCcagagggggtggggggactGAGCGTACCCTCTGACCCTGCTGGACCCAGAGTCAGCCCGGAAAGGCGTGGGTCAGGTCCGGGGCCTATCGTGGCCAGGAGGAAAAGCTCAGACACTGGCCAAGAACCTAGAGTGGGCTCCTGGCAGGAGAGGAGGTCCCGCAGCTCTCTGTCTGAGAAGGAAACAGCGGAGTCTCCGTTCAGCAATGGCTGCATCAACAG TGTGGGAGAGGACGATCGAAATGTGGCTGAGAAGTGTGTGCAGTCAAATGGAGTTGACCACGTCGGAGCCGGAGAGGAGGCACCTGCTTCCATCTGTGCCGACCCGGTCAACGGCAGCACTGACGCCGAGTGCTAG
- the shtn3 gene encoding shootin-1 isoform X4 produces MRGEGRSHANRVSQMVIEEVSVLQTQLEIEKSCRENAEALATKLNCENRKLKYLSMSSRPCLDELLPSISDCIALEAEADTDAADSSPDTFTQYQQQVKELRETVNSLLEEKKNFVCQIHDQQRQIEELTIQSEKDKAEMKELRETVEQQSKTIKRFNRVSTMAAQEYEGMKEQLDLEQSLRVKAETYAHEMLVKQKEANRQSMLLLQSAEPSVQLLKALEDVAAITKTMEEERLQHQQKVQSLEAQLEQSCVKKQLEVLQRQLELLEVEKKEVEGQLEQTVTKNKELEKRVHALQETQSKITMATTTAPPPPEPCVAPPPAPPPQPPPPPPPPPPPPPPPPPSRCNPLSSLIAIMRKSSKGSKASVKLEQPPAAEGVDDVKVKAVNEMMERIKHGVVLRPVKSQENKRVAVKQQPPVIEEKQQESAMDELKGILETVKRSPSRSSQESGPSPLGKKDSELELILRRRRNKAGEAGSGDENGGQMSHVSSSDSLNGKCSSSDSGKDPEGVGGLSVPSDPAGPRVSPERRGSGPGPIVARRKSSDTGQEPRVGSWQERRSRSSLSEKETAESPFSNGCINSVGEDDRNVAEKCVQSNGVDHVGAGEEAPASICADPVNGSTDAEC; encoded by the exons TGTCTCAGATGGTGATTGAGGAGGTGAGCGTCCTGCAGACTCAGCTGGAGATTGAGAAGTCATGCCGGGAGAATGCAGAAGCCCTGGCCACaaag CTGAACTGTGAGAACAGGAAGTTGAAGTACCTGAGCATGTCGTCTCGGCCGTGTTTGGACGAGCTGCTTCCCAGCATTTCCGATTGCATCGCGCTGGAGGCGGAGGCGGACACAGATGCTGCAGACAGCAGCCCCGACACTTTCACACAGTACCAACAACAGGTTAAAG AGCTGAGGGAGACGGTGAACAGCTTGttggaggagaagaagaatttCGTCTGTCAGATCCATGACCAGCAGAGACAGATAGAAGAGCTCACCATACAG TCAGAAAAAGACAAGGCTGAGATGAAGGAGCTTCGTGAAACTGTTGAGCAGCAAAGCAAAACCATCAAGAGGTTTAACAGAG TCTCCACGATGGCAGCTCAGGAGTACGAGGGGATGAAGGAGCAGCTTGACCTGGAGCAGAGCCTGAGAGTCAAGGCAGAGACTTATGCGCATGAG ATGCTGGTGAAGCAGAAGGAGGCCAACAGGCAGagcatgctgctgctgcagagtgcTGAGCCCAGCGTTCAGCTGCTGAAAGCCCTGGAGGATGTCGCTGCCATCACCAAAACCATGGAGGAGGAGCGTCTGCAGCATCAACAGAAG gtgCAGAGTCTGGAGGCCCAGCTGGAGCAGAGCTGTGTGAAGAAGCAGCTAGAGGTGTTGCAAAGGCAGCTGGAGCTGTTGGAGGTGGAGAAGAAGGAGGTGGAGGGACAGCTGGAACAGACAGTGACGAAGAACAAGGAACTGGAGAAAAGAG TCCATGCGCTTCAGGAGACTCAGAGTAAGATCACCATGGCGACTACCACAGCACCCCCACCCCCTGAACCTTGTGTGGCACCACCTCCAGCCCCTCCTCCGCAGCCGCCTCCTCCTCCGCCGCCACCCccgccacctcctcctccacctccccccTCGAGATGCAACCCCCTCAG CTCTCTGATAGCCATCATGAGGAAGTCGTCCAAAGGCTCTAAAGCCTCTGTGAAGTTAGAGCAGCCTCCAG ctGCTGAGGGCGTGGACGATGTGAAGGTGAAGGCAGTGAACGAGATGATGGAGAGAATCAAACATGGTGTCGTCCTGCGGCCCGTCAAGAGTCAGGAAAACAAG AGAGTAGCAGTAAAA CAGCAGCCTCCAGTGATTGAGGAGAAACAGCAGGAGAGCGCAATGGACGAACTGAAAGGCATCCTG GAGACGGTAAAGAGGAGCCCCAGCCGAAGCTCTCAGGAGTCGGGGCCGTCGCCACTGGGGAAGAAGGACAGTGAGCTTGAACTCATCCTGAGACGCAGACGCAACAAGGCAGGAGAAGCTGGTTCTGGAG ATGAGAATGGGGGCCAGATGAGTCACGTCTCCTCCTCCGACAGCCTGAATGGGAAGTGCAGCAGCAGCGACTCAGGCAAGGATCcagagggggtggggggactGAGCGTACCCTCTGACCCTGCTGGACCCAGAGTCAGCCCGGAAAGGCGTGGGTCAGGTCCGGGGCCTATCGTGGCCAGGAGGAAAAGCTCAGACACTGGCCAAGAACCTAGAGTGGGCTCCTGGCAGGAGAGGAGGTCCCGCAGCTCTCTGTCTGAGAAGGAAACAGCGGAGTCTCCGTTCAGCAATGGCTGCATCAACAG TGTGGGAGAGGACGATCGAAATGTGGCTGAGAAGTGTGTGCAGTCAAATGGAGTTGACCACGTCGGAGCCGGAGAGGAGGCACCTGCTTCCATCTGTGCCGACCCGGTCAACGGCAGCACTGACGCCGAGTGCTAG
- the shtn3 gene encoding shootin-1 isoform X2, translating into MLPCSSSAAMDGCEERGAHMQIECNRLTEERDEAERQLKHIKRVSQMVIEEVSVLQTQLEIEKSCRENAEALATKLNCENRKLKYLSMSSRPCLDELLPSISDCIALEAEADTDAADSSPDTFTQYQQQVKELRETVNSLLEEKKNFVCQIHDQQRQIEELTIQSEKDKAEMKELRETVEQQSKTIKRFNRVSTMAAQEYEGMKEQLDLEQSLRVKAETYAHEMLVKQKEANRQSMLLLQSAEPSVQLLKALEDVAAITKTMEEERLQHQQKVQSLEAQLEQSCVKKQLEVLQRQLELLEVEKKEVEGQLEQTVTKNKELEKRVHALQETQSKITMATTTAPPPPEPCVAPPPAPPPQPPPPPPPPPPPPPPPPPSRCNPLSSLIAIMRKSSKGSKASVKLEQPPAAEGVDDVKVKAVNEMMERIKHGVVLRPVKSQENKRVAVKQPPVIEEKQQESAMDELKGILETVKRSPSRSSQESGPSPLGKKDSELELILRRRRNKAGEAGSGDENGGQMSHVSSSDSLNGKCSSSDSGKDPEGVGGLSVPSDPAGPRVSPERRGSGPGPIVARRKSSDTGQEPRVGSWQERRSRSSLSEKETAESPFSNGCINSVGEDDRNVAEKCVQSNGVDHVGAGEEAPASICADPVNGSTDAEC; encoded by the exons TGTCTCAGATGGTGATTGAGGAGGTGAGCGTCCTGCAGACTCAGCTGGAGATTGAGAAGTCATGCCGGGAGAATGCAGAAGCCCTGGCCACaaag CTGAACTGTGAGAACAGGAAGTTGAAGTACCTGAGCATGTCGTCTCGGCCGTGTTTGGACGAGCTGCTTCCCAGCATTTCCGATTGCATCGCGCTGGAGGCGGAGGCGGACACAGATGCTGCAGACAGCAGCCCCGACACTTTCACACAGTACCAACAACAGGTTAAAG AGCTGAGGGAGACGGTGAACAGCTTGttggaggagaagaagaatttCGTCTGTCAGATCCATGACCAGCAGAGACAGATAGAAGAGCTCACCATACAG TCAGAAAAAGACAAGGCTGAGATGAAGGAGCTTCGTGAAACTGTTGAGCAGCAAAGCAAAACCATCAAGAGGTTTAACAGAG TCTCCACGATGGCAGCTCAGGAGTACGAGGGGATGAAGGAGCAGCTTGACCTGGAGCAGAGCCTGAGAGTCAAGGCAGAGACTTATGCGCATGAG ATGCTGGTGAAGCAGAAGGAGGCCAACAGGCAGagcatgctgctgctgcagagtgcTGAGCCCAGCGTTCAGCTGCTGAAAGCCCTGGAGGATGTCGCTGCCATCACCAAAACCATGGAGGAGGAGCGTCTGCAGCATCAACAGAAG gtgCAGAGTCTGGAGGCCCAGCTGGAGCAGAGCTGTGTGAAGAAGCAGCTAGAGGTGTTGCAAAGGCAGCTGGAGCTGTTGGAGGTGGAGAAGAAGGAGGTGGAGGGACAGCTGGAACAGACAGTGACGAAGAACAAGGAACTGGAGAAAAGAG TCCATGCGCTTCAGGAGACTCAGAGTAAGATCACCATGGCGACTACCACAGCACCCCCACCCCCTGAACCTTGTGTGGCACCACCTCCAGCCCCTCCTCCGCAGCCGCCTCCTCCTCCGCCGCCACCCccgccacctcctcctccacctccccccTCGAGATGCAACCCCCTCAG CTCTCTGATAGCCATCATGAGGAAGTCGTCCAAAGGCTCTAAAGCCTCTGTGAAGTTAGAGCAGCCTCCAG ctGCTGAGGGCGTGGACGATGTGAAGGTGAAGGCAGTGAACGAGATGATGGAGAGAATCAAACATGGTGTCGTCCTGCGGCCCGTCAAGAGTCAGGAAAACAAG AGAGTAGCAGTAAAA CAGCCTCCAGTGATTGAGGAGAAACAGCAGGAGAGCGCAATGGACGAACTGAAAGGCATCCTG GAGACGGTAAAGAGGAGCCCCAGCCGAAGCTCTCAGGAGTCGGGGCCGTCGCCACTGGGGAAGAAGGACAGTGAGCTTGAACTCATCCTGAGACGCAGACGCAACAAGGCAGGAGAAGCTGGTTCTGGAG ATGAGAATGGGGGCCAGATGAGTCACGTCTCCTCCTCCGACAGCCTGAATGGGAAGTGCAGCAGCAGCGACTCAGGCAAGGATCcagagggggtggggggactGAGCGTACCCTCTGACCCTGCTGGACCCAGAGTCAGCCCGGAAAGGCGTGGGTCAGGTCCGGGGCCTATCGTGGCCAGGAGGAAAAGCTCAGACACTGGCCAAGAACCTAGAGTGGGCTCCTGGCAGGAGAGGAGGTCCCGCAGCTCTCTGTCTGAGAAGGAAACAGCGGAGTCTCCGTTCAGCAATGGCTGCATCAACAG TGTGGGAGAGGACGATCGAAATGTGGCTGAGAAGTGTGTGCAGTCAAATGGAGTTGACCACGTCGGAGCCGGAGAGGAGGCACCTGCTTCCATCTGTGCCGACCCGGTCAACGGCAGCACTGACGCCGAGTGCTAG
- the shtn3 gene encoding shootin-1 isoform X1 yields MLPCSSSAAMDGCEERGAHMQIECNRLTEERDEAERQLKHIKRVSQMVIEEVSVLQTQLEIEKSCRENAEALATKLNCENRKLKYLSMSSRPCLDELLPSISDCIALEAEADTDAADSSPDTFTQYQQQVKELRETVNSLLEEKKNFVCQIHDQQRQIEELTIQSEKDKAEMKELRETVEQQSKTIKRFNRVSTMAAQEYEGMKEQLDLEQSLRVKAETYAHEMLVKQKEANRQSMLLLQSAEPSVQLLKALEDVAAITKTMEEERLQHQQKVQSLEAQLEQSCVKKQLEVLQRQLELLEVEKKEVEGQLEQTVTKNKELEKRVHALQETQSKITMATTTAPPPPEPCVAPPPAPPPQPPPPPPPPPPPPPPPPPSRCNPLSSLIAIMRKSSKGSKASVKLEQPPAAEGVDDVKVKAVNEMMERIKHGVVLRPVKSQENKRVAVKQQPPVIEEKQQESAMDELKGILETVKRSPSRSSQESGPSPLGKKDSELELILRRRRNKAGEAGSGDENGGQMSHVSSSDSLNGKCSSSDSGKDPEGVGGLSVPSDPAGPRVSPERRGSGPGPIVARRKSSDTGQEPRVGSWQERRSRSSLSEKETAESPFSNGCINSVGEDDRNVAEKCVQSNGVDHVGAGEEAPASICADPVNGSTDAEC; encoded by the exons TGTCTCAGATGGTGATTGAGGAGGTGAGCGTCCTGCAGACTCAGCTGGAGATTGAGAAGTCATGCCGGGAGAATGCAGAAGCCCTGGCCACaaag CTGAACTGTGAGAACAGGAAGTTGAAGTACCTGAGCATGTCGTCTCGGCCGTGTTTGGACGAGCTGCTTCCCAGCATTTCCGATTGCATCGCGCTGGAGGCGGAGGCGGACACAGATGCTGCAGACAGCAGCCCCGACACTTTCACACAGTACCAACAACAGGTTAAAG AGCTGAGGGAGACGGTGAACAGCTTGttggaggagaagaagaatttCGTCTGTCAGATCCATGACCAGCAGAGACAGATAGAAGAGCTCACCATACAG TCAGAAAAAGACAAGGCTGAGATGAAGGAGCTTCGTGAAACTGTTGAGCAGCAAAGCAAAACCATCAAGAGGTTTAACAGAG TCTCCACGATGGCAGCTCAGGAGTACGAGGGGATGAAGGAGCAGCTTGACCTGGAGCAGAGCCTGAGAGTCAAGGCAGAGACTTATGCGCATGAG ATGCTGGTGAAGCAGAAGGAGGCCAACAGGCAGagcatgctgctgctgcagagtgcTGAGCCCAGCGTTCAGCTGCTGAAAGCCCTGGAGGATGTCGCTGCCATCACCAAAACCATGGAGGAGGAGCGTCTGCAGCATCAACAGAAG gtgCAGAGTCTGGAGGCCCAGCTGGAGCAGAGCTGTGTGAAGAAGCAGCTAGAGGTGTTGCAAAGGCAGCTGGAGCTGTTGGAGGTGGAGAAGAAGGAGGTGGAGGGACAGCTGGAACAGACAGTGACGAAGAACAAGGAACTGGAGAAAAGAG TCCATGCGCTTCAGGAGACTCAGAGTAAGATCACCATGGCGACTACCACAGCACCCCCACCCCCTGAACCTTGTGTGGCACCACCTCCAGCCCCTCCTCCGCAGCCGCCTCCTCCTCCGCCGCCACCCccgccacctcctcctccacctccccccTCGAGATGCAACCCCCTCAG CTCTCTGATAGCCATCATGAGGAAGTCGTCCAAAGGCTCTAAAGCCTCTGTGAAGTTAGAGCAGCCTCCAG ctGCTGAGGGCGTGGACGATGTGAAGGTGAAGGCAGTGAACGAGATGATGGAGAGAATCAAACATGGTGTCGTCCTGCGGCCCGTCAAGAGTCAGGAAAACAAG AGAGTAGCAGTAAAA CAGCAGCCTCCAGTGATTGAGGAGAAACAGCAGGAGAGCGCAATGGACGAACTGAAAGGCATCCTG GAGACGGTAAAGAGGAGCCCCAGCCGAAGCTCTCAGGAGTCGGGGCCGTCGCCACTGGGGAAGAAGGACAGTGAGCTTGAACTCATCCTGAGACGCAGACGCAACAAGGCAGGAGAAGCTGGTTCTGGAG ATGAGAATGGGGGCCAGATGAGTCACGTCTCCTCCTCCGACAGCCTGAATGGGAAGTGCAGCAGCAGCGACTCAGGCAAGGATCcagagggggtggggggactGAGCGTACCCTCTGACCCTGCTGGACCCAGAGTCAGCCCGGAAAGGCGTGGGTCAGGTCCGGGGCCTATCGTGGCCAGGAGGAAAAGCTCAGACACTGGCCAAGAACCTAGAGTGGGCTCCTGGCAGGAGAGGAGGTCCCGCAGCTCTCTGTCTGAGAAGGAAACAGCGGAGTCTCCGTTCAGCAATGGCTGCATCAACAG TGTGGGAGAGGACGATCGAAATGTGGCTGAGAAGTGTGTGCAGTCAAATGGAGTTGACCACGTCGGAGCCGGAGAGGAGGCACCTGCTTCCATCTGTGCCGACCCGGTCAACGGCAGCACTGACGCCGAGTGCTAG
- the shtn3 gene encoding shootin-1 isoform X5 — protein MTIHRVSQMVIEEVSVLQTQLEIEKSCRENAEALATKLNCENRKLKYLSMSSRPCLDELLPSISDCIALEAEADTDAADSSPDTFTQYQQQVKELRETVNSLLEEKKNFVCQIHDQQRQIEELTIQSEKDKAEMKELRETVEQQSKTIKRFNRVSTMAAQEYEGMKEQLDLEQSLRVKAETYAHEMLVKQKEANRQSMLLLQSAEPSVQLLKALEDVAAITKTMEEERLQHQQKVQSLEAQLEQSCVKKQLEVLQRQLELLEVEKKEVEGQLEQTVTKNKELEKRVHALQETQSKITMATTTAPPPPEPCVAPPPAPPPQPPPPPPPPPPPPPPPPPSRCNPLSSLIAIMRKSSKGSKASVKLEQPPAAEGVDDVKVKAVNEMMERIKHGVVLRPVKSQENKRVAVKQQPPVIEEKQQESAMDELKGILETVKRSPSRSSQESGPSPLGKKDSELELILRRRRNKAGEAGSGDENGGQMSHVSSSDSLNGKCSSSDSGKDPEGVGGLSVPSDPAGPRVSPERRGSGPGPIVARRKSSDTGQEPRVGSWQERRSRSSLSEKETAESPFSNGCINSVGEDDRNVAEKCVQSNGVDHVGAGEEAPASICADPVNGSTDAEC, from the exons TGTCTCAGATGGTGATTGAGGAGGTGAGCGTCCTGCAGACTCAGCTGGAGATTGAGAAGTCATGCCGGGAGAATGCAGAAGCCCTGGCCACaaag CTGAACTGTGAGAACAGGAAGTTGAAGTACCTGAGCATGTCGTCTCGGCCGTGTTTGGACGAGCTGCTTCCCAGCATTTCCGATTGCATCGCGCTGGAGGCGGAGGCGGACACAGATGCTGCAGACAGCAGCCCCGACACTTTCACACAGTACCAACAACAGGTTAAAG AGCTGAGGGAGACGGTGAACAGCTTGttggaggagaagaagaatttCGTCTGTCAGATCCATGACCAGCAGAGACAGATAGAAGAGCTCACCATACAG TCAGAAAAAGACAAGGCTGAGATGAAGGAGCTTCGTGAAACTGTTGAGCAGCAAAGCAAAACCATCAAGAGGTTTAACAGAG TCTCCACGATGGCAGCTCAGGAGTACGAGGGGATGAAGGAGCAGCTTGACCTGGAGCAGAGCCTGAGAGTCAAGGCAGAGACTTATGCGCATGAG ATGCTGGTGAAGCAGAAGGAGGCCAACAGGCAGagcatgctgctgctgcagagtgcTGAGCCCAGCGTTCAGCTGCTGAAAGCCCTGGAGGATGTCGCTGCCATCACCAAAACCATGGAGGAGGAGCGTCTGCAGCATCAACAGAAG gtgCAGAGTCTGGAGGCCCAGCTGGAGCAGAGCTGTGTGAAGAAGCAGCTAGAGGTGTTGCAAAGGCAGCTGGAGCTGTTGGAGGTGGAGAAGAAGGAGGTGGAGGGACAGCTGGAACAGACAGTGACGAAGAACAAGGAACTGGAGAAAAGAG TCCATGCGCTTCAGGAGACTCAGAGTAAGATCACCATGGCGACTACCACAGCACCCCCACCCCCTGAACCTTGTGTGGCACCACCTCCAGCCCCTCCTCCGCAGCCGCCTCCTCCTCCGCCGCCACCCccgccacctcctcctccacctccccccTCGAGATGCAACCCCCTCAG CTCTCTGATAGCCATCATGAGGAAGTCGTCCAAAGGCTCTAAAGCCTCTGTGAAGTTAGAGCAGCCTCCAG ctGCTGAGGGCGTGGACGATGTGAAGGTGAAGGCAGTGAACGAGATGATGGAGAGAATCAAACATGGTGTCGTCCTGCGGCCCGTCAAGAGTCAGGAAAACAAG AGAGTAGCAGTAAAA CAGCAGCCTCCAGTGATTGAGGAGAAACAGCAGGAGAGCGCAATGGACGAACTGAAAGGCATCCTG GAGACGGTAAAGAGGAGCCCCAGCCGAAGCTCTCAGGAGTCGGGGCCGTCGCCACTGGGGAAGAAGGACAGTGAGCTTGAACTCATCCTGAGACGCAGACGCAACAAGGCAGGAGAAGCTGGTTCTGGAG ATGAGAATGGGGGCCAGATGAGTCACGTCTCCTCCTCCGACAGCCTGAATGGGAAGTGCAGCAGCAGCGACTCAGGCAAGGATCcagagggggtggggggactGAGCGTACCCTCTGACCCTGCTGGACCCAGAGTCAGCCCGGAAAGGCGTGGGTCAGGTCCGGGGCCTATCGTGGCCAGGAGGAAAAGCTCAGACACTGGCCAAGAACCTAGAGTGGGCTCCTGGCAGGAGAGGAGGTCCCGCAGCTCTCTGTCTGAGAAGGAAACAGCGGAGTCTCCGTTCAGCAATGGCTGCATCAACAG TGTGGGAGAGGACGATCGAAATGTGGCTGAGAAGTGTGTGCAGTCAAATGGAGTTGACCACGTCGGAGCCGGAGAGGAGGCACCTGCTTCCATCTGTGCCGACCCGGTCAACGGCAGCACTGACGCCGAGTGCTAG